The Neisseria yangbaofengii genome contains a region encoding:
- a CDS encoding helix-turn-helix domain-containing protein: protein MAERLVNRIKDKGAVLSIPGLLDLSQLDMDGQPEIAKIYLNGLSDMLLKVALLIARQDYETRRERQHQGIGQARQQGKYRGRRPDANLHRNVFRLRNAGTSINETAKLAECSPTTVKKIMKMYSSIDEIPL from the coding sequence ATGGCAGAACGTTTGGTCAATCGGATTAAAGACAAGGGGGCGGTATTGTCGATTCCCGGGTTGTTGGATTTGTCGCAACTGGACATGGACGGCCAGCCGGAAATTGCCAAGATTTACCTGAACGGTCTGTCGGATATGTTGTTGAAAGTCGCTTTGCTGATTGCGCGTCAGGATTACGAGACCCGTAGGGAACGGCAACATCAAGGTATCGGGCAAGCGCGGCAACAGGGTAAATACCGTGGCCGCCGCCCTGATGCCAACCTACACCGCAACGTATTCCGGTTGCGCAATGCGGGTACCAGCATCAACGAAACCGCAAAATTAGCGGAATGCAGCCCGACCACGGTTAAAAAGATTATGAAGATGTATAGCAGTATTGATGAAATTCCTCTTTAA
- the relB gene encoding type II toxin-antitoxin system RelB family antitoxin: protein MIAVRLPEDIEARLAELAAKTGRTKTFYVREAVLSHLEDLEDLYLAEQRSIEIQAGRSQPVSLEEVMKRYGLEG, encoded by the coding sequence ATGATTGCCGTCAGATTGCCTGAGGATATCGAAGCCCGTTTAGCAGAGCTGGCAGCCAAAACCGGCCGCACTAAAACCTTTTATGTGCGCGAAGCGGTATTAAGCCACTTGGAAGATTTGGAAGATTTATATTTGGCTGAACAGCGATCCATTGAAATCCAAGCCGGCCGCAGCCAACCTGTTTCATTGGAAGAAGTGATGAAGCGCTATGGCTTGGAAGGTTGA
- a CDS encoding type II toxin-antitoxin system RelE family toxin yields MAWKVELHRTAEKELAKLDKQVAVRILKFLHERVAASENPRQIGEALKGSALGEYWKYRVGDYRIITEIKDNVLTVLVLKVGNRREIYRSRN; encoded by the coding sequence ATGGCTTGGAAGGTTGAGTTGCACCGAACGGCAGAAAAAGAATTGGCTAAATTGGACAAACAAGTTGCCGTCAGAATTTTGAAATTCCTTCACGAACGTGTTGCCGCTTCTGAGAACCCTCGACAAATAGGGGAGGCACTCAAAGGGTCGGCACTTGGCGAATATTGGAAATACAGGGTAGGGGACTACCGCATTATTACCGAAATCAAAGATAATGTCCTGACGGTTTTGGTATTAAAGGTCGGCAACCGCCGGGAAATATACCGGTCACGCAACTAG
- a CDS encoding transglycosylase SLT domain-containing protein codes for MKKNVVTVLTAVLLAAQPAFAKSAKEQVEGCLQGKIANKSCLTMIANYWKHSPAIEKIAREEGVDPGLFKALVAYESRYNRKAVSRVKATGLTQVMPGTAADLGVHHLQLFDAEVSIRTGSRYLRKMLDEFKSVDLALAAYNAGPGNVRKYGRSIPPFRETRAYVRNITSLYRLFQEKSSKTENYRQGNLQKISDSATAETLRVSLPSKPTPMRGSGRLKNTAQAAKKSVKKQEGYFHTTERTAVHPSSSGNFQSTGKTVSHAADTGGYFQSTGS; via the coding sequence ATGAAAAAAAACGTCGTTACTGTTTTGACGGCCGTGCTTTTGGCCGCACAACCCGCTTTCGCCAAAAGTGCCAAAGAGCAGGTAGAGGGGTGTCTGCAAGGCAAAATCGCCAACAAATCTTGTCTGACGATGATTGCAAACTACTGGAAACACAGTCCCGCCATTGAAAAAATCGCACGCGAGGAAGGTGTTGATCCGGGTTTGTTCAAGGCACTGGTGGCTTACGAGAGCCGATACAACCGCAAGGCGGTTTCACGGGTTAAAGCGACAGGTCTGACCCAAGTCATGCCGGGTACCGCAGCCGATTTGGGTGTACACCATTTGCAGTTATTCGATGCCGAAGTTTCCATCCGTACCGGCAGCCGCTATCTGCGTAAGATGCTGGACGAATTTAAATCCGTCGATCTGGCGTTGGCCGCCTATAATGCGGGACCGGGAAACGTCCGCAAATACGGCCGAAGCATTCCGCCGTTTAGGGAAACCCGCGCCTATGTCCGCAATATTACTTCCCTATACCGTCTGTTTCAAGAAAAATCATCCAAAACAGAGAATTATAGACAGGGAAATCTGCAAAAAATTTCCGATTCCGCAACGGCTGAAACACTCCGTGTCAGCCTGCCTTCCAAGCCAACGCCGATGCGCGGGTCAGGTCGTCTGAAAAACACAGCCCAAGCCGCTAAAAAATCTGTTAAGAAACAGGAAGGCTATTTCCATACGACTGAACGTACTGCCGTGCACCCAAGCAGTAGCGGAAACTTCCAGTCCACCGGCAAGACCGTATCCCATGCGGCCGATACCGGCGGCTATTTCCAATCCACCGGCAGTTGA